One region of Jatrophihabitans cynanchi genomic DNA includes:
- a CDS encoding SDR family oxidoreductase — protein sequence MLVPAAFITGAAAGIGRATALRFAAAGYLVGCTDVDGAGLASLAADVEAAGGATWTAVLDVSDPAGWTARLAEFAEVSGGRLDVLVNNAGVLRIGRFADVDLDVHLRTVRVNVDGVINGCHTAYPYLRATPGAHVVNLCSASAIYGQPELATYSATKFAVRGLTEALELEWAADGITVTALWPLFVDTAMLAQRHAASTDSLGVRLSAQDVADAVLDAVRPRRVRRVHRAVGRQAKVMRAAAAVAPGWLMRLSNKRIAKL from the coding sequence ATCTTGGTGCCGGCCGCCTTCATCACCGGCGCGGCGGCCGGGATCGGTCGGGCCACGGCGCTGCGGTTCGCTGCGGCCGGCTACCTCGTGGGCTGTACCGACGTCGACGGGGCCGGGCTGGCATCGCTGGCGGCCGATGTCGAGGCGGCCGGTGGCGCTACCTGGACGGCTGTTCTCGACGTGAGCGATCCGGCCGGCTGGACCGCACGGCTGGCCGAGTTCGCCGAGGTCTCCGGCGGTCGGCTGGACGTGCTCGTGAACAACGCGGGCGTCCTGCGCATCGGCCGGTTCGCCGACGTCGACCTGGACGTGCATCTGCGCACGGTGCGGGTGAACGTCGACGGCGTGATCAACGGCTGCCATACCGCGTATCCCTACCTGCGGGCGACGCCTGGCGCGCACGTGGTGAACCTGTGCTCGGCGTCCGCGATCTACGGCCAGCCCGAACTCGCGACCTACTCGGCGACCAAGTTCGCGGTGCGCGGCCTGACCGAGGCCCTGGAACTGGAGTGGGCCGCGGACGGCATCACGGTCACCGCGCTGTGGCCGCTGTTCGTGGACACGGCGATGCTCGCCCAGCGGCACGCCGCCAGTACCGACTCGCTGGGGGTGCGTCTGAGCGCGCAGGACGTCGCGGACGCGGTTCTCGACGCGGTCCGGCCACGCCGCGTGCGCCGAGTCCATCGCGCAGTGGGCAGGCAGGCCAAGGTGATGCGCGCTGCCGCGGCGGTCGCACCGGGCTGGCTGATGCGCCTTTCGAACAAGCGGATCGCGAAGCTCTGA
- a CDS encoding glycoside hydrolase family 16 protein, translating to MSPHALLSPARIRIAGGALLVSAAVVLATAATPAPSAHLDSATPGTPGVAGSPRATWSPSAAGSLSAAAPSRPTPTGTAVAAPGAGGPGSGTPQASSRPTAGATAGSTAAGSSVEPAGGHRQATSPRAAQPARPAGRAFAPIAGTGAKAGKRSAPIKAATGSGTPACGGSAPRKADGSLWICSFDDEFSGTALDTGKWTVQTTKASGFHSGAECFTDSPRNIAVSGGTLRLTVRKEAAPFSCASPRGAYQTQYTSGTVNGFGKFAQAYGRFEVRAQLPSATVPGLQETLWLWPTDQFKYGAWPSSGEIDFGEFYSQYPGWAIPYLHYDVLQSSVNWATNTNVYTALPAPYAQPGMNCRINQAAFNTYTLTWQPGRLVIAINGQNCIVDNYAATGLSGAAPFDQPFFIALTQALGIGSNAPTASTPLPATTQVDYVRIWK from the coding sequence ATGAGCCCCCACGCGCTGCTGTCGCCGGCCCGTATTCGTATCGCGGGCGGCGCGTTGCTCGTGTCCGCGGCCGTGGTGCTGGCCACCGCCGCCACCCCGGCCCCGTCCGCCCACCTGGACTCCGCAACTCCCGGCACGCCGGGAGTCGCGGGCTCGCCGCGCGCAACCTGGTCCCCATCCGCCGCCGGCTCGCTGTCGGCCGCGGCCCCGTCCCGCCCGACTCCGACCGGCACCGCCGTGGCCGCGCCGGGCGCGGGCGGGCCCGGATCAGGAACGCCTCAGGCGAGCAGCCGGCCCACCGCCGGCGCCACCGCCGGCTCGACCGCCGCGGGCAGTTCGGTCGAGCCGGCGGGTGGTCACCGTCAGGCCACCTCGCCGCGTGCGGCACAGCCGGCCCGACCCGCGGGACGGGCCTTCGCCCCGATCGCCGGAACCGGCGCGAAGGCGGGCAAGCGCTCCGCACCGATCAAGGCCGCCACCGGCTCGGGCACCCCCGCCTGCGGCGGGTCGGCCCCGCGCAAGGCCGACGGCAGCCTGTGGATCTGCAGCTTCGACGACGAGTTCAGCGGGACCGCCCTGGACACCGGCAAGTGGACCGTCCAGACCACCAAAGCGAGCGGTTTCCACTCCGGCGCCGAGTGCTTCACCGACTCGCCACGCAACATCGCGGTGTCCGGCGGCACGCTGCGCCTGACCGTGCGCAAGGAGGCCGCCCCGTTCAGCTGCGCCAGCCCGCGCGGCGCCTACCAGACCCAGTACACGAGCGGCACGGTCAACGGCTTCGGCAAGTTCGCCCAGGCGTACGGGCGGTTCGAGGTCCGCGCCCAGCTGCCGAGCGCCACGGTGCCGGGCCTGCAGGAGACGCTCTGGCTGTGGCCGACGGACCAGTTCAAGTACGGTGCGTGGCCCTCGTCCGGCGAGATCGACTTCGGCGAGTTCTACAGCCAGTACCCCGGCTGGGCGATCCCCTACCTGCACTATGACGTGCTGCAGTCGAGCGTGAACTGGGCGACGAACACGAACGTGTACACGGCGCTGCCCGCGCCCTACGCGCAGCCCGGAATGAACTGCCGGATCAACCAGGCGGCGTTCAACACCTACACGCTCACCTGGCAGCCCGGCCGCCTCGTGATCGCGATCAACGGCCAGAACTGCATCGTCGACAACTACGCCGCCACCGGCCTCAGCGGGGCCGCGCCGTTCGACCAGCCGTTCTTCATCGCGCTCACCCAGGCGTTGGGGATCGGCAGCAACGCGCCGACTGCGAGCACCCCGCTTCCGGCGACCACGCAGGTCGACTACGTCCGCATCTGGAAGTAA
- a CDS encoding ATP-binding cassette domain-containing protein yields MIEVRSLTKRFRGCPAVEDLSFDVRPGAVTGFLGPNGSGKTTTARMILGLTDPDAGTATIAGRRYRDLAHPLREIGALINPGAVDPARSALDHLRWLAAANRIPVGRAELVLGQVGLDAVGGRRVGAFSLGMRQRLGIAAALIGDPPVLLLDEPINGLDPEGIHWIRTFMRSLADEGRTVFVSSHLMSEMALTAHELVVIGRGRLIAAESMASFTARVDSSVRVRTPQLDVLAAALEQEGATLWRSGDALDVVGMPIEQVGSVAARVGAVLYELSPQQASLEDAFMHLTAQSCEYTAAVEAA; encoded by the coding sequence ATGATCGAAGTTCGAAGCCTGACCAAGCGATTCCGCGGCTGCCCGGCGGTTGAGGACCTCAGCTTCGATGTCCGGCCAGGCGCCGTCACCGGCTTCCTCGGCCCCAACGGGAGCGGCAAGACCACCACCGCCCGGATGATCCTGGGCCTGACCGATCCGGACGCGGGCACCGCGACCATCGCCGGCCGCCGCTACCGTGACCTGGCCCACCCGCTGCGCGAGATCGGCGCATTGATCAATCCCGGCGCCGTCGATCCGGCCCGCTCGGCGCTGGATCACCTGCGCTGGCTGGCCGCCGCGAACCGCATCCCGGTCGGTCGGGCCGAACTCGTGCTCGGGCAGGTCGGGCTGGACGCGGTCGGCGGCCGCCGGGTCGGTGCGTTCTCGCTGGGCATGCGGCAGCGGCTCGGCATCGCGGCCGCGCTGATCGGCGATCCGCCGGTGTTGTTGCTGGACGAGCCGATCAACGGGCTGGACCCCGAAGGCATCCACTGGATCCGCACCTTCATGCGCTCGCTGGCGGACGAGGGACGCACGGTCTTCGTGTCCAGCCACCTGATGAGCGAGATGGCACTGACCGCGCACGAGCTCGTGGTGATCGGACGCGGCCGGCTGATCGCCGCCGAGAGCATGGCCAGCTTCACTGCCCGCGTCGACAGCTCGGTGCGGGTGCGGACCCCGCAACTGGACGTGCTCGCCGCCGCGCTCGAGCAGGAGGGCGCGACGCTGTGGCGCTCCGGCGACGCGCTGGACGTGGTCGGCATGCCGATCGAGCAGGTCGGTTCGGTGGCCGCCCGGGTCGGCGCCGTGCTGTACGAGCTGTCGCCGCAGCAGGCGTCGCTGGAGGACGCGTTCATGCATCTGACCGCGCAGAGTTGCGAGTACACGGCGGCGGTGGAAGCAGCATGA
- a CDS encoding acetyl/propionyl/methylcrotonyl-CoA carboxylase subunit alpha — MQKVLIANRGEIAVRVARACRDAGYTSVAVYAEPDRDALHVQTADEAFALGGNTPADSYLVIDKVIDAAKRSGADAVHPGYGFLSENADFAQAVLDAGLTWIGPSPQSIRDLGDKAVARHIAERAGAPLVAGTKDPVSGADEVIAFAEEYGLPIAIKAVYGGGGRGMKIARELSEVAELYESAVREAISAFGRGECFVERYLDRSRHVEAQVLADQHGNVIVVGTRDCSLQRRNQKLVEEAPAPYLTDEQRATIHASAKAICREAKYHGAGTVEYLVGADGVISFLEVNTRLQVEHPVTEETSGIDLVREQFRIAEGEKLRFTEDPAPRGHAFEFRINGEDPGRGFLPAPGTVTTYHEPAGPGVRVDSGVGPNSVIGGAFDSLLAKLIVVGEDRAEALQRARRALDEFVIEGMATALPFHRAVVRDPAFATGDDTPFTIFTRWIETEFDNQIPPFSGAAESAEEAGPRETIVVEVGGKRLEVSLPAGFGAGSGGGSGARKAAPKRSAGKKSGAALSGDALTAPMQGTIVKVGVADGDVVEAGQMIVVLEAMKMEQPLNAHKSGTITGLNAEVGAVVTSGSAICEIKD, encoded by the coding sequence GTGCAGAAGGTGCTGATCGCCAACCGTGGCGAGATCGCAGTGCGGGTCGCCCGCGCCTGTCGGGACGCCGGCTACACGTCAGTGGCCGTCTACGCCGAACCCGACCGCGACGCACTGCATGTGCAGACGGCCGACGAGGCGTTCGCGCTCGGCGGGAACACCCCGGCCGATTCGTACCTGGTCATCGACAAGGTGATCGACGCCGCCAAGCGTTCCGGTGCCGACGCGGTGCACCCCGGGTACGGCTTCCTGTCCGAGAACGCGGACTTCGCCCAGGCGGTCCTGGACGCCGGACTGACCTGGATCGGCCCGTCGCCACAGTCGATCCGCGACCTGGGCGACAAGGCGGTCGCGCGGCACATCGCCGAGCGCGCCGGTGCGCCGCTCGTTGCCGGCACCAAGGATCCGGTGTCCGGGGCGGACGAGGTGATCGCCTTTGCCGAGGAGTACGGGCTGCCGATCGCGATCAAGGCCGTCTACGGCGGCGGCGGCCGCGGCATGAAGATCGCCCGCGAGCTGTCCGAGGTGGCCGAACTCTACGAGTCCGCGGTGCGCGAGGCGATCTCCGCGTTCGGTCGCGGCGAGTGCTTCGTGGAGCGGTACCTGGATCGCTCGCGGCACGTCGAGGCGCAGGTGCTCGCCGACCAGCACGGCAACGTGATCGTGGTGGGCACCCGCGACTGCTCGCTGCAGCGGCGCAACCAGAAGCTGGTCGAGGAGGCACCGGCGCCGTACCTGACCGACGAGCAGCGCGCGACGATCCACGCGTCCGCCAAGGCGATCTGCCGCGAGGCGAAGTACCACGGTGCCGGCACGGTCGAGTATCTGGTGGGTGCGGACGGAGTCATCAGCTTCCTGGAGGTGAACACACGGCTGCAGGTCGAGCACCCGGTCACCGAAGAGACGAGCGGCATCGACCTGGTGCGCGAGCAGTTCCGTATCGCCGAGGGCGAGAAGCTGCGCTTCACCGAGGACCCGGCGCCGCGCGGGCACGCGTTCGAGTTCCGCATCAACGGCGAGGACCCGGGCCGGGGTTTCCTGCCCGCACCCGGCACCGTAACGACCTACCACGAACCGGCCGGACCCGGCGTGCGCGTCGACTCCGGCGTCGGCCCGAACTCGGTGATCGGCGGCGCGTTCGACTCGCTGCTCGCAAAGCTGATCGTGGTCGGTGAGGACCGCGCCGAGGCGCTGCAGCGCGCGCGCCGGGCGCTGGACGAGTTCGTGATCGAGGGGATGGCGACCGCACTGCCGTTCCACCGCGCCGTCGTGCGCGATCCGGCGTTCGCGACCGGCGACGACACCCCGTTCACCATCTTCACGCGCTGGATCGAGACCGAGTTCGACAACCAGATCCCGCCGTTCAGCGGTGCCGCCGAGTCCGCTGAGGAGGCAGGTCCGCGCGAGACGATCGTCGTCGAGGTCGGGGGCAAGCGGCTCGAGGTCTCGCTGCCGGCAGGCTTCGGTGCGGGTTCCGGAGGCGGATCGGGCGCGCGCAAGGCCGCGCCCAAGCGCTCCGCCGGCAAGAAGTCCGGCGCGGCCCTGTCCGGCGACGCGCTGACCGCTCCGATGCAGGGCACCATCGTCAAGGTCGGGGTTGCCGACGGCGACGTGGTCGAGGCCGGCCAGATGATCGTCGTGCTCGAGGCGATGAAGATGGAGCAACCGCTGAACGCCCACAAGAGCGGGACGATCACCGGGCTGAACGCCGAGGTCGGCGCGGTCGTCACGTCCGGATCGGCGATCTGCGAGATCAAGGACTGA
- a CDS encoding ABC transporter permease, whose amino-acid sequence MSSLSMEWHKLLPLQRTSRTVAVAIGLAVVVSAVVAAAMAGSAAHMSAVERGRFDSIGTSLQGINAAVLAVGVFGVLCITREYATGMITTTFLAQPARLRVLAAKLGTHSAVACIAAAGACAAAYAVGQALLGTAGLSVGWGAHNLARALGAGALYLVLICVWGVAIGALTRSSASAITWLASLLVVAPVIVQILPESVVHLVGRWLPSQVGMQAIAGHSDPHSFAPWTGLAVLTGYVAATLVAGAWRMVRVDP is encoded by the coding sequence ATGAGCTCGCTGTCGATGGAGTGGCACAAGCTGCTACCGCTGCAGCGCACCTCGCGCACCGTCGCGGTCGCGATCGGGCTCGCGGTCGTGGTCAGTGCCGTCGTCGCGGCCGCCATGGCCGGCAGTGCCGCGCACATGAGCGCGGTGGAACGCGGCCGGTTCGACTCGATCGGGACGTCGCTGCAGGGCATCAACGCCGCCGTGCTCGCCGTGGGCGTGTTCGGCGTGCTGTGCATCACCCGCGAGTACGCGACCGGCATGATCACCACGACCTTCCTCGCCCAGCCGGCCCGGCTACGGGTGCTGGCCGCCAAGCTCGGCACCCACTCCGCGGTCGCGTGCATCGCCGCCGCCGGCGCCTGCGCGGCGGCGTACGCGGTCGGGCAGGCGCTGCTCGGCACCGCCGGGCTGTCCGTCGGCTGGGGCGCTCACAACCTGGCGCGTGCACTCGGCGCCGGCGCGCTGTACCTGGTCCTCATCTGTGTCTGGGGCGTCGCGATCGGCGCGCTGACCCGCTCGTCCGCATCCGCGATCACCTGGCTGGCGTCGCTGCTCGTGGTCGCCCCGGTGATCGTGCAGATCCTTCCGGAAAGCGTCGTCCACCTCGTCGGCCGGTGGCTTCCGTCGCAGGTCGGCATGCAGGCGATCGCCGGCCACAGCGACCCGCACTCCTTCGCGCCGTGGACCGGGCTGGCTGTGCTGACCGGCTACGTCGCTGCCACCCTGGTGGCCGGGGCCTGGCGCATGGTGCGCGTCGACCCCTGA
- a CDS encoding DUF5313 family protein, whose translation MAERPPVGRWLLYAIGFRLPERYDEWVFRDLNSRGWRLRESLRILATALPFAIGALFLPGELGLRELTASFFVFGPALIAAAYADEFRAYRLRQHGLLPPSGPDPD comes from the coding sequence ATGGCCGAGCGCCCACCGGTAGGCCGCTGGCTGCTGTACGCGATCGGCTTCCGGCTCCCCGAACGCTATGACGAGTGGGTCTTTCGCGATCTGAACTCGCGCGGCTGGCGGCTGCGCGAAAGCCTACGGATCCTGGCGACCGCCCTGCCGTTCGCTATCGGTGCGCTGTTCCTTCCCGGCGAGCTCGGCCTACGCGAGCTCACCGCGTCGTTCTTCGTCTTCGGGCCGGCGCTCATCGCCGCTGCGTATGCCGACGAGTTCCGTGCCTACCGCCTACGGCAGCACGGTCTACTGCCACCCTCCGGACCCGACCCGGACTGA
- a CDS encoding MerR family transcriptional regulator produces MTGSAERSRTWTVGELADDLGVTTRTLRFYEAEGLITPSRAGTNRVYSQRDRARLRLILRGRRFGMTLRECREIVDMYDGAASSERRQLQALLARLDEIATDLRARQADLRRTLREVDEVATQCRDRLQELG; encoded by the coding sequence ATGACCGGCTCGGCGGAACGGTCCCGCACCTGGACGGTCGGCGAGCTCGCCGACGACCTGGGCGTGACCACCCGCACGCTGCGCTTCTACGAGGCCGAGGGGCTGATCACGCCGAGCCGCGCCGGGACGAACCGGGTCTACTCGCAGCGCGACCGCGCCCGGCTCCGCCTCATCCTGCGCGGCCGTCGCTTCGGCATGACGTTGCGCGAGTGCCGCGAGATCGTGGACATGTACGACGGCGCGGCGTCCTCCGAACGGCGCCAGCTGCAGGCACTGCTTGCCCGGCTGGACGAGATCGCGACCGATCTGCGCGCCCGCCAGGCCGACCTGCGCCGCACCCTGCGTGAGGTGGACGAGGTCGCTACCCAGTGCCGCGACCGGCTGCAGGAGCTGGGTTGA
- a CDS encoding acyl-CoA dehydrogenase family protein produces MTFELSSEHESFRAVVRDFAEREVAPYVAGWDRDHHLPLEVVRAMGDLGLFGLVVPEQYGGSGGGGGGDFTSLCVAIEELGRVDQSIGITLEAGVGLGINPILTYGTEEQKQAWLPELVAGRALAAFGLTEPEAGSDAGATRTRAELDGGQWTINGSKAFITNSGTDITSVVTVTARTGPQEISAIMVPSGTPGFIVEPAYDKLGWHISDTHGLTFEDCRVPEGNLLGTRGKGFAQFLAVLDDGRIAISALAVGLAQACLEHSVRYAKQRHTFGVPIGARQAVAFSLSDLAVSVEAARLLTYKAAALKDAGRSTAEIKQAAAIAKLYSSEAAVTATRVATQVFGGNGFMEEFPVARFYRDAKILEIGEGTSEVQRMLIARGLGLPVA; encoded by the coding sequence ATGACGTTCGAACTGTCCAGCGAGCACGAGTCCTTCCGTGCAGTGGTCCGCGACTTTGCCGAGCGCGAGGTTGCCCCGTACGTGGCCGGCTGGGACCGCGACCATCACCTGCCGCTGGAGGTGGTGCGGGCGATGGGCGACCTCGGCCTGTTCGGCCTGGTCGTGCCCGAGCAGTACGGCGGAAGTGGAGGCGGCGGTGGGGGGGACTTCACCTCGCTGTGCGTGGCGATCGAGGAGCTGGGCCGCGTCGACCAGTCGATCGGTATCACGCTGGAGGCCGGTGTCGGGCTCGGCATCAACCCGATCCTGACGTACGGCACCGAGGAGCAGAAGCAGGCCTGGCTGCCCGAGCTGGTCGCCGGGCGGGCGCTGGCCGCATTCGGGCTGACCGAGCCGGAGGCGGGCTCGGACGCGGGAGCCACCCGCACGCGCGCCGAGTTGGACGGTGGGCAGTGGACGATCAACGGCAGCAAGGCATTCATCACCAACTCCGGCACCGACATCACCTCGGTCGTGACGGTCACCGCGCGCACCGGACCGCAGGAGATCTCGGCGATCATGGTGCCCAGCGGCACGCCCGGTTTCATCGTCGAACCCGCCTACGACAAGCTCGGCTGGCACATCTCGGACACGCACGGGCTCACCTTCGAGGACTGCCGCGTGCCGGAGGGCAACCTGCTCGGTACACGTGGCAAGGGTTTCGCCCAGTTCCTGGCGGTGCTCGACGACGGCCGCATCGCCATCTCGGCGCTCGCGGTCGGGCTGGCGCAGGCGTGCCTGGAGCACTCGGTGCGCTACGCGAAACAGCGGCACACGTTCGGCGTCCCGATCGGAGCACGTCAGGCGGTGGCGTTCTCGCTGTCCGACCTCGCCGTCTCCGTCGAGGCGGCTCGCTTGCTGACCTACAAGGCGGCCGCGCTCAAGGACGCCGGCCGCTCGACGGCCGAGATCAAGCAGGCCGCGGCGATCGCCAAGCTGTACTCGTCCGAAGCCGCGGTCACCGCCACCCGGGTAGCCACCCAGGTCTTCGGCGGCAACGGCTTCATGGAGGAGTTCCCGGTGGCGCGGTTCTATCGTGACGCCAAGATCCTCGAGATCGGGGAAGGGACGTCCGAGGTGCAGCGCATGCTCATCGCCCGCGGCCTCGGGTTGCCGGTCGCATGA
- a CDS encoding acyl-CoA carboxylase subunit beta gives MSDKAIRAARDATLTAPDKAAAKLAAQHKLYVRDRIALLMDEGSFVEDGQLANALQAGLPADGVVTGQGLVDGRPVLVVANDPTVKAGSWGARTVEKIIRITERALTEELPIFWLIDSAGARITDQVALFPGRRGAGRIFHNQVALSGKVPQICCLFGPSAAGGAYIPSFCDIVIMVEGNASMYLGSPRMAEMVVGEKVTLEQMGGARMHASVSGCGDNLAVDDADAIEQAKLFFSYLPSCWREPAPDVAAEASTVELADDVVPAEESVPFDMHEIIEGLIDADSFFEVKPLFAAELITGLGRIDGRPVGIVANNSAVRGGVLFVDSADKAARFIWLCDAFNVPLLYLADVPGFMIGSDVERQGIIRHGAKMITAVAEATVPQISVIVRKAYGAGLYAMAGPGFMPDACIALPTAKIAVMGPQAAVNAVYANKIEQIDDAGERESFVAQKRAEYEQDVDLLRLAADLVLDVIIEPSELRAELVRRYAVLVGKSRSIAPKRHGVPPT, from the coding sequence ATGAGCGACAAGGCGATCCGCGCAGCGCGCGACGCGACGCTCACGGCGCCGGACAAGGCCGCGGCGAAGCTCGCGGCGCAGCACAAGCTGTACGTCCGCGACCGGATCGCGCTGCTGATGGACGAGGGCAGCTTCGTCGAGGACGGCCAGCTCGCGAACGCGTTGCAGGCCGGACTGCCCGCGGACGGCGTGGTCACCGGCCAGGGCCTCGTCGACGGCCGCCCGGTGCTGGTGGTCGCCAACGACCCGACGGTGAAGGCCGGCTCGTGGGGCGCGCGCACCGTCGAGAAGATCATCCGGATCACCGAACGCGCGCTCACCGAGGAGCTGCCGATCTTCTGGTTGATCGACTCCGCGGGCGCACGCATCACCGACCAGGTGGCGCTGTTCCCCGGCCGTCGCGGCGCAGGCCGGATCTTCCACAACCAGGTCGCGCTGTCCGGCAAGGTGCCGCAGATCTGCTGCCTGTTCGGGCCGTCGGCCGCCGGTGGCGCGTACATCCCGTCGTTCTGCGACATCGTGATCATGGTGGAGGGCAACGCCTCGATGTACCTGGGCTCCCCGCGGATGGCCGAGATGGTCGTCGGCGAGAAGGTGACCCTGGAACAGATGGGTGGCGCGCGGATGCACGCGTCCGTCTCCGGCTGCGGGGACAACCTCGCGGTCGACGACGCGGACGCGATCGAGCAGGCGAAGCTGTTCTTCTCCTACCTGCCGTCCTGCTGGCGCGAGCCGGCGCCGGACGTCGCGGCCGAGGCGAGCACGGTCGAGCTGGCCGACGACGTGGTGCCTGCCGAAGAGTCCGTGCCCTTCGACATGCACGAGATCATCGAGGGGCTGATCGACGCCGACTCCTTCTTCGAGGTCAAGCCGCTGTTCGCGGCCGAACTGATCACCGGGCTGGGCCGGATCGACGGCCGGCCGGTGGGCATCGTGGCGAACAACTCGGCGGTGCGTGGCGGCGTGCTGTTCGTCGACTCGGCCGACAAGGCTGCCCGTTTCATCTGGCTGTGCGACGCGTTCAACGTGCCGTTGCTGTACCTCGCGGACGTCCCCGGCTTCATGATCGGCAGCGACGTCGAGCGGCAGGGGATCATCCGGCACGGCGCGAAGATGATCACCGCGGTGGCCGAGGCGACAGTGCCGCAGATCTCGGTGATCGTGCGCAAGGCGTACGGTGCCGGCCTCTACGCGATGGCCGGTCCCGGGTTCATGCCGGACGCCTGCATCGCGCTGCCCACCGCGAAGATCGCGGTGATGGGCCCGCAGGCCGCGGTCAACGCGGTGTACGCGAACAAGATCGAGCAGATCGACGACGCCGGCGAACGGGAGAGCTTCGTCGCGCAGAAGCGGGCCGAGTACGAGCAGGACGTCGACCTGCTGCGGCTGGCCGCCGACCTCGTGCTGGACGTGATCATCGAGCCGAGCGAGTTGCGCGCCGAACTCGTGCGGCGCTACGCCGTGCTCGTCGGCAAGTCCCGCTCGATCGCCCCCAAGCGCCACGGCGTCCCACCCACATGA
- a CDS encoding HNH endonuclease signature motif containing protein — protein sequence MFGSDVSPEAGTVLAELDTVLQRLNTLVLDSHSDSEVLAPWRELEHRRRTLAPIDHALIGQLQTRNVPHTLGERSMTTLARSVLRVGIGAAKARVVAAEALGPRRTLLGEPLEPLYPVLAAAQAAGQVSEPAAKLIVHTIEQLPDAVRAEVDRDLEHTLTKQAGELDLDQLRTLTRHVTALLDPDGLLTQETQRQRQREVTLAIRPDGSGRLSGNCTAELTEWLRTVFDTLAKPKPAADGGKDPRTAPQRRHDALLEALKLTARAELLPDCGGISSTLLLSMTREAFLTGTGTATTGHGTIVHASTARQWADGGDTLVQPVWINQHRRIEALGTPCRIFTRQQRHALIIRDKGCSFPGCDAPPQHCQVHHIVPWADGGPTHIDNGCLLCTYHHRTFERLGWVCRMLSGSPPANEGVAGGGGIPHWIPPAWTGNQTPIRNTAHDPRPSFPLKT from the coding sequence CGGCGCCGCACCCTGGCCCCGATCGATCACGCCCTGATCGGACAGTTGCAGACCCGCAACGTCCCGCACACCCTCGGGGAGCGTTCGATGACGACACTGGCGCGCAGCGTGCTGCGGGTCGGCATCGGTGCGGCCAAAGCCCGCGTCGTCGCGGCCGAAGCACTCGGACCGCGCCGCACCCTGCTCGGCGAACCCCTCGAACCCCTCTACCCGGTCCTGGCCGCGGCGCAAGCCGCCGGTCAGGTGTCCGAACCGGCCGCGAAGCTGATCGTGCACACCATCGAACAGCTCCCCGACGCGGTACGGGCCGAGGTCGACCGGGACCTCGAACACACCCTCACGAAGCAGGCCGGCGAGCTGGACCTGGACCAACTACGCACCCTGACCCGGCACGTCACCGCGCTACTGGACCCGGACGGGCTACTCACCCAAGAAACCCAGCGGCAACGCCAACGCGAAGTCACCCTCGCCATCCGCCCCGACGGGTCCGGCCGGTTGAGCGGCAACTGCACCGCCGAACTCACCGAGTGGCTGCGCACAGTGTTCGACACGCTCGCCAAACCCAAGCCTGCCGCCGATGGCGGGAAGGACCCCCGGACTGCGCCGCAACGGCGCCACGACGCGCTCCTGGAGGCGCTCAAACTCACCGCCCGCGCCGAACTGCTGCCCGACTGCGGCGGCATCAGCAGCACCCTGCTACTCAGCATGACCCGCGAGGCGTTCCTCACCGGCACCGGCACCGCCACCACCGGACACGGCACCATCGTGCACGCCAGCACCGCCCGGCAGTGGGCCGACGGCGGGGACACCCTCGTACAACCCGTCTGGATCAACCAACACCGGCGCATCGAAGCCCTCGGCACCCCCTGCCGCATCTTCACCCGCCAGCAACGCCACGCCCTGATCATCCGAGACAAAGGCTGCTCATTCCCCGGCTGCGACGCACCACCACAACACTGCCAGGTCCACCACATCGTGCCCTGGGCCGACGGCGGACCCACCCACATCGACAACGGCTGCCTACTCTGCACCTACCACCACCGCACGTTCGAACGCCTCGGCTGGGTGTGCCGCATGCTCAGTGGGAGTCCCCCCGCCAATGAAGGCGTAGCCGGCGGGGGAGGGATCCCGCACTGGATCCCACCCGCCTGGACAGGCAACCAAACCCCCATCCGCAACACCGCACACGACCCCCGACCGAGCTTTCCCCTGAAGACATAG